A window of the Streptomyces sp. NBC_00878 genome harbors these coding sequences:
- a CDS encoding antibiotic biosynthesis monooxygenase: protein MTRNPVTVTVAYRVVPGREAEFHSWGWGALRATARQPGFLGGGVLVDGEAEWHVVYRFNSEGSALAWDRSADRAEWQARGETLAQETGRQTVQGSRAWFDSQAETAGAAAAAPRPPPKWKLWFVNMSAVFPPVLIFNLAVLPYLGSFNPLIRTLFLCLAVTAIVTWILMPRLQRFFKKWLYPPLQAIRGRHKRRAAQG from the coding sequence GTGACCAGGAATCCCGTTACCGTCACCGTCGCGTATCGAGTGGTACCGGGCCGCGAGGCCGAGTTCCACTCCTGGGGGTGGGGTGCACTGCGTGCGACAGCACGGCAGCCGGGCTTTCTCGGCGGTGGCGTGCTCGTCGACGGAGAGGCGGAGTGGCATGTGGTCTACCGCTTCAACAGCGAAGGTTCCGCCCTGGCCTGGGACCGCTCGGCCGATCGGGCGGAGTGGCAGGCGCGTGGAGAGACGCTGGCCCAGGAGACCGGCCGGCAGACCGTGCAGGGCTCCAGGGCCTGGTTCGATTCCCAGGCCGAAACGGCCGGTGCCGCTGCGGCGGCACCTCGGCCGCCACCGAAGTGGAAGTTATGGTTCGTGAATATGAGCGCGGTCTTCCCGCCCGTACTCATATTCAACTTGGCGGTACTTCCTTATCTCGGAAGCTTCAACCCTCTCATCCGCACTCTGTTCCTTTGCCTGGCTGTGACGGCCATTGTCACGTGGATTCTCATGCCGCGACTTCAGCGTTTCTTCAAGAAATGGCTGTACCCACCGCTGCAGGCGATCCGTGGACGACACAAACGACGGGCTGCGCAAGGCTGA